A section of the Pseudomonas prosekii genome encodes:
- a CDS encoding FTR1 family protein, giving the protein MIASSRLLAWLVLPVIAFCSLNASAETAEGAPKALHLLDYIGADYPATVAAGKVIDESEYREQQEFLGVLQGLIADLPDKPERDDLEKGVSNLRAAIAAHQDGADVARQARQLGAKLAVAYEVSQAPIITPDPTRGAPLYAQQCSVCHGDAGAGDGPAGVGMTPPPANLRDAARLDRLSLYAIYNTLVQGVEGTDMPSFADQLDDRQRWDLATYIAGFSADPAAAKSAKTYNIADLARQTPAEVLAAEGPQALATFRAQRAQPPQVKRGPAQLLDYTAATLDKSIAAYRGGEHDQAYDLSVAAYLEGFELVESSLDNVDANVRKDTEKSLMAYRQSLQDGLPIAQVEQRLDAAKGKLKESAGLLGSDGLSWSLSYISGLLILLREGLEAILVLAAILAFLRNTGQQSAVRSVNVGWGLALVAGLATWSLAAYVIDVSGAQRELLEGCTALFASVMVLWLGVWMHDRRHAAAWQDYIKSSLVGGGGRWGFAILAFFSVYRELFEVILFYETLWLQAGPAGHDAVLAGGATALVLLIGLAWVILRGSAKLPLALFFGINAGLLCALSVVFAGHGVKALQEAGVFGTRPVPFFDFDWLGIHADAYSLSAQALAIIAIAVLYGRSRMAEKRRVPVS; this is encoded by the coding sequence ATGATTGCCTCTTCCCGTTTGCTGGCGTGGCTCGTGTTGCCGGTTATTGCGTTTTGCAGCCTCAACGCCTCGGCCGAGACCGCTGAGGGCGCGCCGAAAGCCCTGCATTTGCTCGACTACATCGGCGCCGATTACCCGGCGACGGTCGCGGCGGGCAAGGTGATCGATGAGTCGGAATACCGCGAGCAGCAGGAATTTCTCGGTGTGCTGCAAGGCTTGATCGCCGATTTGCCGGACAAACCGGAGCGCGACGATCTGGAGAAAGGCGTGAGCAACTTGCGCGCAGCCATCGCCGCACATCAGGACGGCGCCGACGTTGCGCGGCAGGCGCGGCAGCTCGGGGCGAAATTGGCGGTGGCCTACGAGGTCAGCCAGGCGCCGATCATCACCCCGGATCCGACGCGCGGCGCGCCGCTGTATGCCCAGCAATGTTCGGTGTGTCACGGCGATGCAGGCGCGGGCGATGGCCCGGCGGGCGTCGGCATGACCCCGCCGCCAGCCAATCTGCGCGATGCGGCGCGGCTGGATCGCTTGAGCCTGTACGCGATCTACAACACTTTGGTCCAAGGCGTCGAAGGCACGGATATGCCGTCCTTCGCCGATCAACTGGATGACCGGCAGCGCTGGGATCTGGCGACTTACATTGCCGGTTTCAGCGCCGATCCGGCGGCAGCGAAATCCGCGAAGACTTACAACATCGCCGATCTGGCGCGGCAGACGCCGGCCGAAGTGCTCGCCGCTGAAGGCCCGCAAGCACTGGCGACGTTCCGCGCGCAACGGGCGCAACCGCCGCAGGTCAAGCGTGGCCCGGCGCAGTTGCTCGATTACACCGCAGCGACCTTGGATAAAAGCATCGCTGCTTACCGTGGCGGCGAGCACGATCAGGCCTATGACCTGTCGGTGGCGGCGTATCTGGAAGGCTTTGAACTGGTCGAAAGTTCGCTGGATAACGTCGATGCCAACGTGCGCAAAGACACCGAAAAATCGCTGATGGCGTACCGGCAATCGTTGCAGGACGGCTTGCCGATCGCACAGGTCGAGCAGCGCCTGGACGCCGCCAAAGGCAAATTGAAAGAATCCGCCGGACTGTTGGGCAGCGATGGTTTGAGTTGGTCGTTGAGCTACATTTCCGGCCTGCTGATTCTGCTGCGCGAAGGTCTGGAAGCAATTCTGGTGCTGGCGGCGATCCTCGCGTTCCTGCGCAATACCGGCCAGCAGTCGGCGGTGCGCAGCGTCAACGTTGGTTGGGGACTGGCGCTGGTGGCCGGTCTGGCGACCTGGTCGCTGGCGGCGTATGTGATTGACGTCAGCGGCGCCCAGCGTGAATTGCTCGAAGGCTGCACGGCGTTGTTCGCCAGCGTCATGGTGCTGTGGCTGGGCGTGTGGATGCACGATCGGCGGCACGCGGCGGCGTGGCAGGATTACATCAAGAGCAGCCTGGTTGGCGGCGGCGGGCGCTGGGGGTTTGCGATCCTGGCGTTTTTCTCGGTGTATCGCGAATTGTTCGAAGTGATCCTGTTTTACGAAACCCTGTGGCTGCAGGCCGGTCCCGCCGGGCATGACGCGGTGTTGGCGGGCGGGGCGACGGCGCTGGTGTTGCTGATCGGGCTGGCGTGGGTGATCCTGCGCGGCTCGGCGAAACTGCCGCTGGCGTTGTTTTTCGGGATCAATGCCGGGTTGCTCTGCGCGTTGTCGGTGGTGTTCGCCGGGCACGGCGTGAAGGCGTTGCAGGAGGCCGGGGTGTTCGGCACGCGACCGGTGCCGTTCTTCGATTTCGATTGGCTGGGGATTCACGCCGATGCGTATTCGTTGAGCGCGCAAGCGCTGGCGATTATTGCGATTGCAGTGTTGTATGGTCGCAGCCGGATGGCTGAGAAGCGGCGGGTGCCGGTTTCCTGA
- a CDS encoding YaiI/YqxD family protein translates to MRVWIDADACPRAAKDLVVKFALKRQFEVVMVAGQPQIKPALALVKLIVVPSGPDAADDYLVEHAVPGELVICSDVPLADRLVKKGVSALDPRGKEFDAQNMGDRLAVRNLFTDLREQGQMSGGPAPFGEREKQAFANALDRILTRLTRKP, encoded by the coding sequence ATGCGTGTCTGGATCGATGCCGACGCTTGCCCTCGGGCGGCCAAGGATCTGGTGGTGAAGTTCGCTTTGAAGCGCCAGTTCGAAGTGGTGATGGTCGCCGGTCAGCCGCAGATCAAGCCGGCTCTGGCGCTGGTGAAACTGATTGTGGTGCCCAGCGGCCCGGACGCGGCCGACGATTACCTGGTGGAGCACGCGGTGCCCGGTGAGCTGGTGATTTGCAGCGATGTGCCGTTGGCGGACCGGCTGGTGAAGAAGGGCGTTTCGGCGCTCGACCCGCGCGGCAAGGAGTTTGACGCGCAGAACATGGGCGACCGGCTGGCGGTGCGCAATTTGTTCACCGACTTGCGCGAACAAGGCCAGATGAGCGGCGGCCCGGCGCCGTTTGGTGAGCGCGAGAAACAAGCGTTCGCCAATGCGCTGGACCGGATCCTCACCCGCTTGACCCGCAAACCCTGA
- the elbB gene encoding isoprenoid biosynthesis glyoxalase ElbB, protein MSKKIAVILSGCGVYDGAEVHESVITLLRLDQRGAQVQCFAPNIAQLHVINHLTGEEMPESRNVLVESARIARGNVKDLREASVEDFDALIVPGGFGAAKNLSNFAVEGAACTVQPEVLALAEAFAEASKPVGLICISPALAAKIYGPGVTCTIGNDEETAAAMNKMGATHTECAVGDIVEDKARRLVSTPAYMLGQSISEVATGINKLVDRVLELTHENDA, encoded by the coding sequence ATGAGCAAAAAAATTGCAGTGATCCTTTCCGGCTGTGGCGTATACGACGGCGCCGAGGTCCACGAAAGCGTGATCACCCTGCTGCGCCTCGACCAGCGCGGCGCGCAGGTGCAGTGCTTTGCGCCGAACATCGCGCAACTGCATGTGATCAACCACCTGACCGGCGAGGAGATGCCGGAGTCGCGCAACGTGCTGGTGGAGTCGGCGCGCATCGCTCGCGGCAACGTCAAGGACCTGCGCGAGGCCAGCGTCGAGGACTTCGATGCGTTGATCGTGCCCGGCGGTTTTGGCGCGGCGAAAAACCTCTCGAACTTCGCTGTCGAAGGCGCAGCCTGCACGGTGCAACCTGAAGTGCTGGCGTTGGCCGAGGCCTTCGCCGAAGCGAGTAAACCGGTGGGTCTGATCTGCATTTCGCCAGCGCTGGCAGCGAAGATCTACGGGCCGGGCGTGACGTGCACGATTGGCAATGACGAGGAAACAGCGGCGGCGATGAACAAGATGGGCGCCACGCACACTGAGTGTGCGGTGGGCGATATCGTCGAGGACAAGGCGCGCCGGTTGGTCAGTACACCGGCGTACATGCTCGGCCAGTCGATCAGCGAAGTGGCGACGGGGATCAACAAACTGGTCGACCGCGTGCTCGAACTGACCCACGAAAACGACGCCTGA
- a CDS encoding sterol desaturase family protein: MNFILYAVPFFFVLIAVELLADRWRGTRNYRLADAINSISTGVLSTTTGLLTKGVGLLTYAFALEHLALFKLDGDSVWVWLFAFVLYDFCYYWLHRMGHERNILWAAHSVHHQSEDYNLSTALRQTSTGFLLSWIFYLPMAVLGVPLLVFVSVAALNLLYQFWVHTKHIPKLGWFEWFFVTPSNHRAHHAQNALYMDRNYGGVFIIWDRLFASFQEEDDNEPVIFGVTTPLASWNPLWANVQFYAQLWEDAKRAESKWDKLRIWFMRTGWRPADVAAKYPMSKPDLSQFRKFEVPLDARQQIYVALQFCVYIALGSYLMNLEPSLPTAALVLGWSAVALGLFTLGVALENRPWAWKLELLRLALNVPLVWLAPLVGLWPASAVGWVALLSYSLLSAIGLYCCRNRFTRLAS, from the coding sequence ATGAACTTCATTCTGTACGCGGTGCCGTTTTTCTTTGTGCTGATTGCCGTCGAACTGCTGGCCGACCGTTGGCGCGGCACGCGCAATTATCGTCTCGCCGATGCGATCAACAGCATCAGCACCGGCGTGTTGTCGACCACTACCGGCCTGCTGACCAAAGGCGTGGGGCTGCTGACGTATGCTTTTGCGCTCGAGCATCTGGCCCTGTTCAAACTCGACGGCGACAGCGTTTGGGTCTGGCTGTTTGCCTTTGTCCTGTACGACTTCTGCTACTACTGGCTGCACCGCATGGGCCACGAGCGCAACATCCTCTGGGCCGCGCACTCGGTGCATCATCAGAGCGAGGACTACAACCTCTCCACCGCCCTGCGCCAGACCAGCACCGGATTTCTCCTGAGCTGGATCTTCTACTTGCCGATGGCCGTGCTTGGCGTGCCGCTGCTGGTGTTCGTCAGCGTTGCAGCGCTGAACCTGCTGTACCAATTCTGGGTGCACACAAAACACATTCCCAAGCTCGGCTGGTTCGAGTGGTTCTTCGTCACGCCATCCAATCATCGGGCCCACCATGCACAGAACGCTCTCTACATGGATCGCAACTACGGCGGGGTGTTCATTATTTGGGACCGTCTATTTGCCTCGTTCCAGGAAGAGGACGATAACGAACCGGTGATTTTCGGTGTGACCACGCCGCTGGCGAGCTGGAATCCGCTGTGGGCCAACGTGCAGTTTTATGCGCAGTTGTGGGAGGACGCGAAACGCGCGGAGAGCAAGTGGGACAAGCTGCGCATCTGGTTCATGCGCACCGGTTGGCGCCCGGCCGACGTCGCCGCGAAGTACCCGATGAGCAAACCCGACCTGAGCCAGTTCCGCAAATTTGAAGTGCCGCTGGACGCGCGCCAGCAAATCTACGTGGCGCTGCAGTTTTGCGTCTACATCGCGTTGGGCAGCTATTTGATGAACCTGGAACCGAGCCTGCCGACCGCCGCGCTGGTGCTCGGCTGGAGTGCCGTGGCGCTGGGGCTGTTTACGTTGGGCGTGGCCCTGGAGAATCGCCCGTGGGCGTGGAAACTGGAGCTGTTGCGCCTGGCATTGAACGTGCCGCTGGTGTGGCTGGCGCCGCTGGTCGGGCTGTGGCCGGCCAGCGCGGTGGGTTGGGTCGCGCTGCTCAGCTACAGTCTGCTCAGCGCAATCGGTCTCTACTGCTGCAGAAACCGCTTCACTCGGCTGGCGTCTTAG
- a CDS encoding DedA family protein — MLQQFLHDFGYFALFLGTFFEGETILVLAGFLAFRGYMDINLVVVVAFCGSYAGDQLWYFLGRKHGRKLLARKPRWQLMGDRALEHIRRHPDIWVLSFRFVYGLRTVMPVAIGLSGYPPGRYLLLNGIGAAIWASALAAAAYHFGAVLEGMLGSVKKYELWVLGALLVLGLGLWIRRRFKNARLAKKIYADEQALKAEQARIEETKTPAE; from the coding sequence ATGCTCCAACAATTTCTGCATGACTTCGGCTACTTTGCCCTTTTTCTCGGCACGTTCTTCGAAGGCGAAACCATCCTGGTGCTCGCGGGCTTCCTCGCGTTTCGCGGATACATGGACATCAACCTTGTGGTTGTCGTGGCGTTCTGCGGCAGTTATGCCGGCGATCAGCTGTGGTACTTCCTGGGGCGCAAGCACGGGCGCAAATTGCTTGCGCGCAAACCGCGCTGGCAATTGATGGGCGACCGCGCGCTGGAACACATCCGCCGCCACCCGGACATCTGGGTGCTGAGCTTCCGGTTTGTCTATGGTTTGCGCACGGTGATGCCGGTGGCGATCGGCCTGTCGGGTTATCCGCCGGGACGTTATCTGCTGCTGAACGGGATTGGCGCGGCGATCTGGGCCAGTGCCCTCGCTGCCGCGGCTTATCACTTTGGCGCGGTGCTTGAGGGCATGCTCGGCAGCGTCAAGAAGTACGAACTGTGGGTGCTCGGCGCGCTGCTGGTGCTGGGCCTGGGCCTGTGGATCCGTCGGCGCTTCAAGAATGCTCGTCTGGCGAAGAAGATCTACGCCGACGAGCAAGCGCTGAAAGCCGAACAGGCGCGGATCGAAGAAACTAAGACGCCAGCCGAGTGA
- the hemB gene encoding porphobilinogen synthase, giving the protein MSFTPANRLFPATRLRRNRRDDFSRRLVRENVLSVDDLILPVFVLDGENRREAVASMPGVERLTIDLLLEEAAKWVELGIPALALFPVTPAELKSLDAAEAWNPDGIAQRATRALRERFPELGVITDVALDPFTTHGQDGILDEEGYVQNDITVDALVKQALSHAAAGAQVVAPSDMMDGRIQAIREALELADHVNVRIMAYSAKYASAYYGPFRDAVGSALNLGKANKASYQMDPANSNEALHEVAADLSEGADMVMVKPGMPYLDILYRVKEEFKVPTFVYQVSGEYAMHMAAIQNGWLSEGVILESLTAFKRAGADGILTYFAVRAAQLLREQK; this is encoded by the coding sequence GTGAGCTTTACCCCCGCCAATCGCTTGTTTCCTGCAACCCGCCTGCGTCGCAACCGTCGTGATGATTTCTCGCGTCGACTGGTGCGTGAAAACGTATTGAGCGTCGATGACCTGATCCTGCCGGTGTTCGTGCTGGACGGTGAAAACCGTCGCGAAGCAGTCGCCTCGATGCCCGGCGTTGAACGTCTGACCATCGATCTGTTGCTCGAAGAAGCGGCCAAATGGGTCGAATTGGGGATCCCGGCGCTGGCGCTGTTCCCGGTGACCCCGGCAGAACTGAAATCGCTGGACGCCGCCGAAGCCTGGAACCCGGACGGCATCGCCCAGCGCGCCACCCGCGCCCTGCGTGAGCGCTTCCCGGAACTGGGAGTGATTACCGACGTGGCGCTGGACCCGTTCACCACGCACGGCCAGGACGGCATTCTCGACGAAGAAGGCTACGTGCAGAACGACATCACCGTCGATGCGCTGGTCAAGCAGGCCTTGTCCCACGCCGCTGCCGGCGCGCAAGTCGTCGCGCCGTCGGACATGATGGACGGTCGCATCCAGGCAATCCGCGAAGCGCTGGAGCTGGCCGATCACGTCAATGTGCGGATCATGGCTTACTCGGCGAAGTACGCCAGCGCCTATTACGGCCCATTCCGCGATGCGGTGGGTTCGGCGCTGAACCTCGGCAAAGCGAACAAGGCGTCCTACCAAATGGACCCGGCCAACAGCAACGAAGCCCTGCACGAAGTGGCGGCGGACTTGTCAGAAGGCGCGGACATGGTCATGGTCAAGCCAGGCATGCCGTATCTGGACATCCTTTACCGGGTCAAAGAAGAATTCAAAGTGCCGACGTTTGTCTACCAGGTCAGCGGCGAATACGCCATGCACATGGCGGCAATCCAGAATGGCTGGTTGAGCGAAGGGGTTATTCTCGAATCCCTGACCGCTTTTAAACGTGCAGGCGCAGATGGCATCCTGACTTATTTTGCCGTGCGCGCTGCTCAATTGTTACGAGAGCAAAAATAG
- the ppk1 gene encoding polyphosphate kinase 1, with amino-acid sequence MNTEGLTEVAVKEAQPVVEQIAETPPELEPSAPAVPNEAHAAPAIAIPGLDDSSLYIHRELSQLQFNIRVLEQALDESYPLLERLKFLLIFSSNLDEFFEIRVAGLKKQITFAREQAGADGLQPHQALARISELVHGHVDRQYAILNDILLPELEKHQVRFIRRRHWTTKIKTWVRRYFRDEIAPIITPIGLDPTHPFPLLVNKSLNFIVELEGIDAFGRDSGLAIIPAPRLLPRVIKVPEEVGGSGDNYVFLSSMIHAHADDLFQGMKVKGCYQFRLTRNADLAVDTEDVEDLARALRGELFSRRYGDAVRLEVADTCPKHLSDYLLKQFNLHETELYQVNGPVNLTRLFSITGLDSQRALQYLPFTPQIPKLLQNSENIFSVISKQDILLLHPFESFTPVVDLLRQAAKDPHVLAVRQTLYRSGANSEIVDALVDAARNGKEVTAVIELRARFDEESNLQLASRLQAAGAVVIYGVVGFKTHAKMMLILRREAGEIVRYAHLGTGNYHAANARLYTDYSLLTSDDALCEDVGKLFSQLIGMGKTLRMKKLLHAPFTLKKGMLDMIARETQFALDGKPAHIIAKFNSLTDPKVIRALYKASQSGVRIDLVVRGMCCLRPGIAGVSHNIHVRSIIGRFLEHTRVFYFLNGGEEQMFLSSADWMERNLDKRVETCFPVEGKKLIMRVKKELELYLTDNTHSWSLQSDGRYIRNTPTGNQNPRSAQATLLERLGSPILAVR; translated from the coding sequence ATGAATACCGAAGGACTCACTGAAGTTGCTGTAAAAGAGGCTCAACCCGTGGTCGAGCAAATCGCCGAAACCCCACCGGAGCTGGAGCCCTCTGCGCCCGCGGTGCCAAACGAGGCGCATGCCGCCCCGGCGATTGCCATTCCCGGCCTGGATGACAGCAGCCTGTACATCCATCGCGAGCTTTCGCAACTGCAGTTCAACATTCGCGTGCTGGAACAGGCGCTGGATGAGTCCTACCCGTTGCTCGAGCGGCTGAAGTTTCTGCTGATTTTCTCCAGCAACCTCGACGAGTTCTTCGAGATTCGCGTCGCCGGCCTGAAGAAGCAGATCACCTTCGCCCGCGAACAGGCGGGCGCCGATGGCTTGCAGCCGCATCAGGCGCTGGCACGGATCAGCGAACTGGTGCACGGCCACGTCGATCGCCAATACGCGATCCTCAACGACATTCTGTTGCCGGAACTGGAGAAACATCAGGTCCGCTTCATCCGTCGTCGGCACTGGACCACCAAGATCAAAACCTGGGTGCGTCGTTACTTCCGTGACGAAATCGCGCCGATCATCACCCCGATCGGCCTCGACCCGACGCACCCGTTCCCGTTGCTGGTGAACAAGAGCCTGAACTTCATCGTCGAGCTCGAAGGCATCGACGCCTTCGGTCGCGACTCCGGCCTGGCGATCATCCCGGCGCCGCGTCTGCTGCCGCGCGTGATCAAAGTGCCGGAAGAGGTTGGCGGTTCGGGCGACAACTATGTGTTCCTGTCGTCGATGATCCACGCGCACGCCGATGACCTGTTCCAGGGCATGAAGGTCAAGGGCTGCTACCAGTTCCGCCTGACCCGAAACGCCGATCTGGCGGTCGATACCGAAGACGTCGAAGACTTGGCCCGTGCGCTGCGCGGCGAGCTGTTCTCGCGTCGTTACGGTGATGCGGTGCGTTTGGAAGTGGCCGATACCTGCCCGAAACACTTGTCCGATTACCTGCTCAAGCAGTTCAACCTGCACGAGACCGAGCTGTATCAGGTCAACGGTCCGGTCAACCTGACCCGCTTGTTCAGCATCACTGGCCTCGACAGCCAGCGCGCGCTGCAATATCTGCCGTTCACGCCGCAGATTCCGAAACTGCTGCAGAACAGCGAGAACATTTTCAGCGTGATCAGCAAGCAGGACATTCTGCTGCTGCACCCGTTCGAGTCGTTTACGCCAGTGGTCGACCTGCTGCGCCAAGCGGCGAAAGACCCGCACGTGTTGGCGGTTCGCCAGACCTTGTACCGCTCGGGTGCCAACTCGGAAATCGTCGATGCGCTGGTCGATGCGGCGAGAAACGGCAAGGAAGTCACGGCGGTGATCGAGTTGCGTGCGCGGTTCGACGAAGAGTCCAACCTGCAACTGGCCAGCCGTCTGCAAGCGGCCGGTGCGGTGGTGATTTACGGCGTGGTCGGCTTCAAGACCCACGCCAAGATGATGCTGATCCTGCGCCGCGAGGCTGGCGAAATTGTTCGTTACGCGCACTTGGGCACCGGTAACTACCACGCGGCCAACGCCCGTTTGTACACCGACTACAGCTTGCTGACGTCCGACGACGCTTTGTGCGAAGACGTCGGCAAACTGTTCAGCCAGTTGATCGGCATGGGCAAGACGCTGCGCATGAAGAAGCTGCTGCACGCGCCGTTCACGCTGAAGAAGGGCATGCTCGACATGATTGCCCGCGAAACCCAGTTCGCCCTCGACGGCAAACCGGCGCACATCATTGCCAAGTTCAACTCGCTGACTGACCCGAAAGTCATCCGCGCGTTGTACAAGGCCAGCCAGTCCGGCGTGCGTATCGATCTGGTGGTGCGCGGCATGTGCTGCCTGCGTCCGGGGATTGCCGGGGTTTCGCACAACATCCATGTGCGCTCGATCATCGGCCGCTTCCTTGAGCACACGCGGGTGTTCTACTTCCTCAATGGCGGCGAAGAGCAGATGTTCCTCTCCAGCGCCGACTGGATGGAGCGCAACCTCGACAAGCGCGTCGAGACTTGCTTCCCGGTGGAAGGCAAGAAGCTGATCATGCGCGTCAAGAAAGAGCTGGAGCTTTACCTGACTGACAACACCCACAGTTGGAGTCTGCAGTCGGACGGTCGCTACATCCGCAACACCCCGACCGGCAACCAGAACCCCCGCAGCGCCCAGGCAACCCTGCTGGAACGCCTCGGCAGCCCGATTCTGGCCGTGCGTTAA
- the ppx gene encoding exopolyphosphatase has product MPQSQAKNLSLIAAIDLGSNSFHMVVAKAQNGEIRILERLGEKVQLAAGIDDERQLNEESMQRGLDCLKRFAQLINGMPLGAVRIVGTNALREARNRGEFIRRAEEILGHPVEVISGREEARLIYLGVSHTLADTPGKRLVADIGGGSTEFIIGQRFEPLLRESLQMGCVSYTQRYFKDGKVTPARYAQAYTAARLEIMSIEHALHRLTWDEAIGSSGTIRAIGLALKAGGHGSGEVNAEGLAWLKRKMFKLGDAEKIDFEGIKPDRRAIFPAGLAILEAIFDALELQRMDHCEGALREGVLYDLLGRHHHEDVRERTLSSLMERYHVDLEQAARVERKALHAFDQVAEDWDLDDGVWRELLGWAAKVHEVGLDIAHYHYHKHGAYLIEHSDLAGFSREDQLMLALLVRGHRRNIPKDKFADFGKDGIKLIRLCALLRFAILFHHIRGTQEMPQVTLRANGDSLDVLFPANWLDENQLTQADFALEAEWLTRVGFTLNVR; this is encoded by the coding sequence ATGCCGCAATCCCAAGCCAAGAATCTGTCCCTGATCGCCGCAATCGACCTGGGCTCCAACAGCTTTCACATGGTCGTGGCCAAGGCCCAGAACGGCGAAATCCGCATTCTTGAGCGCCTCGGCGAAAAGGTCCAATTGGCCGCCGGCATCGACGATGAGCGCCAGCTCAACGAAGAATCGATGCAGCGCGGGCTCGATTGCCTCAAGCGCTTCGCCCAACTGATCAACGGTATGCCGCTGGGCGCCGTGCGCATCGTCGGCACCAACGCCCTGCGCGAAGCCCGCAACCGTGGTGAATTCATCCGCCGCGCCGAAGAAATTCTCGGCCACCCGGTGGAAGTCATCTCTGGCCGTGAAGAAGCACGCCTGATCTACCTCGGCGTCTCGCACACCCTCGCCGACACTCCGGGCAAACGCCTGGTCGCCGACATCGGCGGCGGCAGTACCGAATTCATCATCGGCCAACGCTTCGAGCCATTGCTGCGCGAAAGCCTGCAAATGGGTTGCGTCAGTTATACCCAGCGCTATTTCAAAGACGGCAAGGTCACCCCGGCCCGCTACGCCCAGGCTTACACGGCGGCGCGGCTGGAGATCATGAGCATCGAGCACGCTTTGCATCGTCTGACCTGGGATGAAGCCATCGGCTCCTCGGGCACCATCCGCGCCATCGGCCTGGCGCTGAAGGCCGGCGGCCACGGCAGCGGCGAAGTGAATGCCGAAGGCCTGGCCTGGCTCAAGCGCAAGATGTTCAAACTCGGTGACGCCGAGAAAATCGATTTCGAAGGCATCAAGCCTGACCGCCGCGCGATTTTCCCGGCCGGTCTGGCGATTCTCGAAGCGATTTTCGATGCGCTCGAACTGCAACGCATGGATCACTGCGAAGGCGCGCTGCGTGAAGGCGTGCTCTACGACTTGCTGGGCCGTCATCATCACGAAGACGTCCGCGAGCGCACGCTCAGCTCGCTGATGGAGCGTTACCACGTCGATCTGGAACAAGCGGCGCGGGTCGAACGCAAAGCGCTGCACGCGTTTGATCAGGTGGCCGAGGATTGGGATCTGGACGACGGCGTCTGGCGCGAGTTGCTCGGCTGGGCCGCCAAGGTGCATGAAGTGGGTCTGGACATCGCCCACTATCACTATCACAAGCACGGCGCCTACCTGATCGAGCACTCGGACCTCGCCGGTTTCTCCCGCGAAGACCAATTGATGCTCGCGCTGCTGGTGCGCGGTCATCGGCGGAACATTCCCAAGGACAAGTTTGCCGACTTCGGCAAGGACGGCATCAAGCTGATCCGCCTGTGCGCGCTGCTGCGGTTTGCGATCCTGTTCCACCACATCCGTGGCACCCAGGAAATGCCGCAAGTCACCCTGCGCGCCAACGGCGACAGCCTTGACGTGCTGTTCCCGGCCAATTGGCTGGACGAAAACCAGCTGACCCAGGCCGACTTCGCCCTCGAAGCGGAATGGCTGACGCGCGTGGGCTTCACGCTCAACGTCCGCTAA
- a CDS encoding amino acid ABC transporter ATP-binding protein, with amino-acid sequence MPLLRISALHKYYGDHHVLKGIDLSVEEGQVVAIIGRSGSGKSTLLRTLNGLESINDGVIEVDGEYLDAARADLRSLRQKVGMVFQQFNLFPHLTVGENVMLAPQVVQKMPKKIASDLARQMLERVGLGEKFDAFPDRLSGGQQQRVAIARALAMSPKVLLCDEITSALDPELVNEVLSVVRQLAREGMTLIMVTHEMRFAREVGDKLVFMHQGKVHEVGAPKDLFARPQTAELANFIGTVEAAG; translated from the coding sequence ATGCCCCTGCTTAGAATTTCCGCCCTGCATAAATATTACGGCGATCACCATGTGCTCAAAGGCATCGACCTCAGCGTCGAGGAAGGCCAGGTGGTGGCGATTATCGGCCGCAGCGGCTCGGGCAAATCGACGTTATTGCGCACGCTGAACGGTCTGGAATCGATCAATGACGGCGTCATCGAAGTCGACGGCGAATACCTCGATGCCGCCCGCGCCGATCTGCGCAGCTTGCGGCAGAAGGTCGGCATGGTGTTTCAGCAGTTCAACCTGTTCCCGCACCTGACCGTGGGCGAAAACGTGATGCTCGCGCCGCAAGTGGTGCAAAAAATGCCGAAGAAGATTGCCTCGGACCTGGCCCGGCAGATGCTTGAGCGGGTCGGTTTGGGCGAGAAATTTGATGCGTTCCCGGACCGCTTGTCCGGCGGCCAGCAGCAGCGCGTGGCGATTGCCCGGGCGCTGGCGATGTCACCGAAGGTGTTGCTGTGCGATGAAATCACCTCGGCGCTGGATCCGGAGCTGGTCAATGAGGTGCTGAGCGTGGTCCGGCAATTGGCCAGGGAAGGCATGACGCTGATCATGGTCACCCACGAAATGCGCTTCGCCCGCGAGGTTGGGGACAAGTTGGTGTTCATGCATCAGGGCAAGGTGCACGAGGTCGGCGCGCCGAAAGATTTGTTCGCGCGGCCGCAGACGGCGGAGTTGGCGAATTTTATCGGGACCGTTGAGGCCGCCGGTTAG